Proteins encoded within one genomic window of Cyprinus carpio isolate SPL01 chromosome A15, ASM1834038v1, whole genome shotgun sequence:
- the LOC109067099 gene encoding RNA N6-adenosine-methyltransferase mettl16-like isoform X2: protein MALNKSMHPRNRYKDKPPDFVYLASKYPEFQKHVQTTLTGRVTLNFKDPEAVRALTCTLLKEDFGLTIEIPLERLISTVPLRLNYIHWVEDLTGGQGNPRRGIDIGTGASCIYPLLGATMNGWFFLATEVDDICFNYAKKNVEQNHLAELIKVVKVPQKTLLMDALKEQSIVYDFCMCNPPFFANQLEAKGVNSRNSRRPPPSSINTGGVTEIMAEGGELEFVKRIIHDSLQLKKRLRWYSCMLGKKCSLAPLKDELLKQGVPKVTHTEFCQGRTMRWALAWSFYDDVPVPSPPCKRRKLEKARKALTFTVLKPTVAELQTQAPSIGCTNTSPTDSVSAWLEKILTHLKVLHKRVPCGEAELSLFLTAVENTWIHARQKRREQGRHLRELPRAQPTSTCSTDAAAPSLPDTDAPTPAPEEPTAEGSNAKERDEQQDLEKGANVPMDSPTEPQEAAVGDPQNPETVQCFLFKCLVNVKEEENDVVVEMHWVEGQNKDLMNQLCTCLKNSIFRQGAKPT, encoded by the exons GCTCAACTTTAAGGACCCCGAGGCTGTTCGGGCTCTCACATGCACCCTGCTGAAAGAGGATTTTGGCCTAACCATCGAGATCCCCCTGGAACGGCTCATCTCCACCGTGCCGCTCCGCCTTAACTACATCCACTGGGTGGAGGACCTGACTGGGGGGCAGGGGAACCCGCGGAGGGGCATCGACATCG GTACTGGTGCTTCCTGTATTTACCCCTTGCTGGGAGCCACTATGAATGGCTGGTTCTTCCTCGCCACAGAAGTGGATGACATCTGCTTTAATTATGCAAAGAAGAACGTTGAGCAAAACCACCTGGCAGAGCTCATTAAAG TGGTAAAGGTGCCCCAGAAGACTCTGCTGATGGATGCGCTAAAGGAACAGTCCATTGTTTACGATTTCTGCATGTGCAATCCTCCTTTCTTTGCCAACCAGTTAGAAGCAAAG GGGGTGAATTCGAGGAACTCTCGCAGGCCTCCACCCAGCTCCATCAACACCGGGGGGGTCACTGAGATCATGGCTGAGGGTGGGGAACTGGAGTTCGTGAAAAGGATCATCCATGACAGCCTGCAACTAAAGAAGAGGCTTAG GTGGTACAGTTGCATGCTGGGAAAGAAGTGTAGCCTGGCACCTTTGAAAGATGAGCTACTGAAACAAGGG GTACCCAAAGTAACACACACCGAGTTCTGTCAAGGTCGGACCATGCGCTGGGCCCTGGCTTGGAGTTTCTATGATGATGTACCTGTGCCT TCTCCTCCCTGTAAGAGGCGTAAGCTGGAGAAAGCCCGTAAGGCCCTCACCTTCACTGTACTGAAGCCCACCGTGGCAGAGCTCCAGACGCAGGCGCCCAGCATCGGCTGCACCAACACCAGCCCCACAGATAGTGTGTCTGCCTGGCTGGAGAAGATCCTCACACACCTGAAG GTACTTCATAAGCGGGTTCCTTGTGGAGAGGCGGAGCTCAGCCTCTTCCTGACAGCAGTGGAGAACACCTGGATCCATGCGCGGCAGAAGAGACGAGAACAGGGACGACATCTCCGAGAGCTCCCTAGAGCACAACCGACCTCCACCTGTAGCACTGATGCTGCCGCTCCATCTCTCCCTGACACAGACGCTCCAACACCTGCACCAGAGGAACCCACAGCAGAGGGCAGCAACGCGAAGGAGAGAGATGAGCAGCAAGACCTAGAGAAAGGTGCCAACGTCCCAATGGATTCCCCCACCGAACCACAGGAGGCGGCCGTTGGCGATCCTCAAAACCCTGAGACAGTACAGTGCTTTCTCTTCAAGTGCCTGGTGAACGTGAAGGAAGAAGAGAACGATGTGGTGGTGGAGATGCATTGGGTGGAAGGGCAGAATAAAGATCTGATGAACCAGCTCTGCACTTGTTTGAAGAACTCTATCTTTCGACAGGGAGCCAAACCTACCTAA